The following proteins are encoded in a genomic region of Cydia fagiglandana chromosome 26, ilCydFagi1.1, whole genome shotgun sequence:
- the LOC134677725 gene encoding uncharacterized protein LOC134677725, with translation MADNPSGSGSEDCEGVRLVVLNLPEDEGEGLGFRLTRTLWDPYPWVREVTPGARADLAGLKTGDCLLQADGKDLLGLPVGQVAGLIRGDGAGHGISLLVWNCGVDPKDDPELLWSCGGGSRGEKSRRALAGVVKALSCCVCAATATKALNCARSHLYCEACWKRLERCALCREALPPKDSPYARNLVAEQVFEAIATEYEIKDAIKKPSETASAYASPNRSPNMSSAAFRRGQYHLSAMRNRKTVQFIDKYKQNYASDPNIHRSLNQDSKPTIENSTTENGRKACDCQQSGKSEKVPEIRINDEQKCCHSMLQHSLIARARQACSLVDLQAAMQSCVLSKSLNNINTENCNESGHHSGSLDNLKINCKTTSDTPLYVLSAPPIYVLTCDHNKN, from the exons ATGGCGGACAATCCAAGCGGAAGCGGAAGTGAAGATTGCGAAGGTGTCAGACTAGTTGTC cttAATTTACCAGAAGATGAGGGCGAGGGGCTAGGCTTCCGTTTAACTAGAACTTTATGGGACCCTTATCCTTGG GTTCGTGAAGTAACGCCAGGAGCTAGAGCTGACTTGGCGGGACTGAAAACAGGGGACTGTTTGCTTCAGGCTGACGGAAAAGATTTACTTGGTTTACCG gtCGGACAAGTGGCTGGGTTGATCAGGGGAGATGGAGCGGGCCACGGCATTTCACTTCTTGTTTGGAACTGTGGAGTGGATCCAAAAGATGATCCAGAG CTCCTCTGGAGTTGTGGTGGAGGATCTCGCGGTGAGAAGTCAAGGAGAGCGCTGGCGGGAGTCGTAAAAGCATTGTCCTGCTGCGTCTGCGCCGCTACTGCCACAAAAGCACTAAACTGTGCACGGTCACACTTGTACTGCGAAG CATGCTGGAAGAGGCTAGAACGCTGTGCTTTATGCAGAGAAGCACTACCGCCCAAGGATTCTCCGTATGCTAGGAATTTGGTCGCTGAACAG GTTTTCGAAGCAATAGCAACAGAATATGAAATCAAAGACGCAATCAAAAAGCCAAGTGAAACTGCATCCGCCTACGCATCACCCAACAGATCCCCTAATATGTCATCTGCAGCCTTCCGGAGAGGTCAATACCATCTATCAGCAATGAGGAACCGCAAAACTGTTCAGTTTATtgataaatataaacaaaactACGCATCTGACCCTAATATTCACAGATCTCTTAACCAAGATTCGAAACCAACAATCGAAAATTCAACTACTGAAAATGGAAGAAAAGCTTGTGATTGCCAACAAAGCGGGAAATCAGAGAAAGTACCGGAAATACGAATAAACGATGAACAGAAATGTTGCCATAGCATGTTACAGCATAGTTTGATTGCTCGTGCAAGACAAGCCTGCTCATTGGTTGATTTGCAAGCTGCGATGCAGTCTTGTGTGCTGTcgaaatctttaaataatattaacactGAAAACTG TAACGAATCCGGGCACCACAGTGGCTCTCTTGACAACTTGAAGATAAATTGTAAAACTACCTCAG atacgCCGCTTTATGTCCTTTCCGCTCCACCGATTTATGTATTAACGTGTGATCATAATAAAAACTAA